The nucleotide sequence CGTGCTGTTGTCCCAGCCGCAGTCATAGCCATGATTGTACTGCGGAATTCCGTCCTGATCATCATCGCGATAACGGAACCACCAGTCGGTCCAGCGACAAAGCGGCTCGTACACCTCTTCTAGCATCTCGTTTGTAATCGCTTCGTTCCGATCCAGCATCCAGCGCAGCGTCCAGCCGTGAATCGGAGGCTTGCAGCAATTCCACAGCGCATACCGATCATTGATAAAATCGGGGAAGACACCACTTTCGTCCTGCCTGTCGATAAAGATCATGAGCTGATCCCACGCCAGCGGCAGGTTTGCTCGCGTCAGTGCCATCGCATTGAAGCAATGATCCCAGCTCCAGATATTCGTCATCCAGTTTTTGGACATGTACATCGCAGACCGCGGCAGATAGCCTTCAGGTCTCACCACACAAGACCAGGTGATGTACGCCGCGAGCTCTCGTGCTTCACTCAAGCCCTCGCGATGCTCCTCAGATACAGAAAGGGTCCGTTCCAGCCACTCGTCGTACTCTTTTTTTACCTGCTCCCATCCATCGGCAAAGGCAGGATAGCTGCGCTCCTTCCATACCGTGTGGAACTCCTCCCATACGCCTTCCAGTACACCAGTTTCCTCGTCGGGAAGAAAGGTTACGCTCACTTGCTGTTCACGTGATGCCTTCGTAGGGTTGACCACCAGCGCTCCAGCAAGCGGAGTCACTCGCAAGCGAATTTCCGTGGAAAAGTGATTGATTTCCCAGCATCCGGCTCCTGCTTGAATCGCGTAGTCTGCTGCCGTCGATTCCAGCACGAGTCGCAAACCAACGCCTTGACCACGCATCTGCACCACCTGCGGCTCGCTCATGCACAGCTTCACTTCGCCTTTATCCCCGTAGAGACGCAGCAAGGTTGGCGTAGCCTCCGTCTCAAATGGAACCGC is from Brevibacillus brevis and encodes:
- a CDS encoding amylo-alpha-1,6-glucosidase — its product is MQFDLGIVPFSRYGSYLVLSRLGNTKRAEGLYLRNIRGGDNHDGAIFRIEMVADGVAVPFETEATPTLLRLYGDKGEVKLCMSEPQVVQMRGQGVGLRLVLESTAADYAIQAGAGCWEINHFSTEIRLRVTPLAGALVVNPTKASREQQVSVTFLPDEETGVLEGVWEEFHTVWKERSYPAFADGWEQVKKEYDEWLERTLSVSEEHREGLSEARELAAYITWSCVVRPEGYLPRSAMYMSKNWMTNIWSWDHCFNAMALTRANLPLAWDQLMIFIDRQDESGVFPDFINDRYALWNCCKPPIHGWTLRWMLDRNEAITNEMLEEVYEPLCRWTDWWFRYRDDDQDGIPQYNHGYDCGWDNSTIFLDGAPIESPDLPAYLILQMDVLADLAKRLGCPEEAAKWQEKAEMTLQRLLEKHWNGENFFATHSGSDQPTQGDSLIRYMPLVLGEKLPKDIRAKLIADLQERFLTENGLATESPTSSFYRADGYWLGPIWAPVTMLLVDGLRRAGEVEFSQEIARRFCRMAARSGMAENFDALTGDGLRDRAFTWTSSVFLMLAHEYV